In Nitrospirota bacterium, a single window of DNA contains:
- a CDS encoding 3'-phosphoesterase, producing the protein MTLKPLRFVVQEHKATRLHYDFRLEIGGVLKSWAIPKGPSMNPADKRLAIMVPDHVLEYIDFEGIIPEGSYGAGPVVVWDTGGYIPFDDDDPDTALKTGTLHFELKGKKLRGAFVLAQMKGLPKSTGKEWLLMKKKDAHALPYFAIKTELTAVRLARLKIKPPPCETD; encoded by the coding sequence ATGACGCTCAAACCACTCAGATTCGTCGTCCAGGAGCACAAAGCCACGCGACTCCATTACGACTTCCGCCTGGAGATCGGCGGTGTGCTGAAGTCATGGGCAATCCCCAAGGGCCCCTCCATGAATCCCGCGGACAAACGGCTCGCCATCATGGTGCCTGACCATGTGCTGGAATATATCGACTTCGAAGGCATCATTCCCGAGGGCAGCTACGGCGCAGGGCCGGTTGTGGTCTGGGACACGGGAGGATATATTCCGTTCGACGACGATGATCCGGATACGGCGCTGAAGACCGGCACGCTGCACTTCGAACTCAAGGGGAAAAAACTGAGGGGCGCCTTTGTGCTGGCGCAGATGAAGGGTCTTCCGAAAAGTACGGGCAAGGAGTGGCTTTTAATGAAGAAAAAGGACGCCCATGCGCTGCCCTACTTTGCGATAAAGACCGAACTTACAGCCGTGCGGCTTGCGAGGCTGAAAATAAAGCCCCCCCCGTGCGAGACGGATTAG
- the cysS gene encoding cysteine--tRNA ligase, whose amino-acid sequence MIKLFNTLSGKKEEFVPIHPGRMTMYACGVTVYDFSHLGHARGAVAFDLIQRYFRRKGFDVTYVRNFTDVDDKIINRAKEEGLTAAEVAHKYIVAYQEDMDRLGVGRPDIEPKATEHITEMIEVIKGLVEKEHAYAMDGDVYFRVASFKEYGKLSKRNIEDLKAGARVEVDERKLDPLDFALWKASKPGEPAWDSPWGPGRPGWHIECTAMGFKHLGETFDIHAGGKDLVFPHHENEIAQSEAYSGKKFVNYWLHNGFVNINQEKMSKSLGNFFTIRDILNQYDAEVLRLFLLSTHYRSPIDFSDANLKDTRAGLDRYYTMKEGILKFLAGKKHPSIKPEDIIEVADRPLYAKIQNLPKAFEEAMDDDFNTAFAIGLIYDLVREVNRVLAEVDKKNQDAVILLLSAAAASFENVNKTLGIFLRDPDEWFKEGRLADSKVSLSVERIEELIHLRNEARARKDWAEADRIRKALEDGGVELFDRSDGTVWKPK is encoded by the coding sequence ATGATAAAGCTTTTTAACACACTGAGCGGGAAAAAAGAGGAATTTGTCCCGATCCATCCCGGCAGGATGACCATGTATGCCTGCGGTGTGACGGTATATGATTTTTCCCACCTCGGGCACGCGCGCGGGGCCGTGGCTTTCGACCTGATCCAGCGATACTTCAGGCGCAAGGGCTTCGACGTTACGTACGTGCGGAATTTCACCGATGTCGACGACAAGATCATCAATCGCGCAAAGGAAGAAGGACTTACTGCCGCCGAGGTTGCGCATAAGTACATTGTTGCCTACCAGGAGGACATGGACCGTCTCGGCGTGGGCAGGCCGGACATCGAGCCCAAGGCCACGGAGCATATCACCGAGATGATCGAGGTCATCAAGGGTCTCGTGGAAAAAGAGCACGCCTATGCCATGGACGGCGACGTGTACTTCCGGGTGGCAAGCTTCAAGGAGTACGGCAAGCTCTCAAAACGGAACATCGAGGACCTGAAAGCAGGCGCGCGCGTGGAGGTTGACGAACGCAAACTCGACCCGCTCGATTTCGCTCTCTGGAAGGCGTCGAAGCCGGGCGAACCGGCCTGGGACAGTCCCTGGGGACCGGGCAGGCCGGGATGGCACATCGAGTGCACTGCCATGGGGTTCAAGCACCTGGGCGAGACCTTTGACATCCACGCCGGCGGGAAGGACCTGGTTTTTCCGCATCATGAGAACGAGATCGCGCAGAGCGAGGCGTACTCCGGAAAGAAGTTCGTGAACTACTGGCTCCATAACGGGTTTGTGAACATCAACCAGGAGAAGATGTCCAAGTCGCTCGGCAACTTCTTTACCATCCGGGATATCCTGAATCAGTACGATGCTGAAGTGCTGCGACTGTTCCTGCTTTCCACGCACTATCGCAGTCCCATCGATTTCTCCGATGCGAATTTGAAGGATACGCGCGCAGGGCTCGACCGGTATTATACGATGAAGGAAGGGATCCTGAAATTTCTCGCCGGAAAGAAACATCCTTCGATCAAGCCCGAGGACATCATCGAGGTCGCGGACCGGCCTCTTTATGCAAAAATCCAGAACCTGCCCAAGGCCTTTGAAGAGGCCATGGATGATGACTTCAACACGGCCTTTGCCATCGGGCTTATCTACGACCTGGTCCGCGAGGTGAACAGGGTCCTTGCGGAAGTGGATAAAAAGAACCAGGACGCCGTGATCCTGCTCCTGTCGGCGGCGGCAGCGTCCTTCGAGAATGTGAACAAGACCCTCGGCATCTTTCTCCGCGATCCCGATGAATGGTTCAAGGAGGGAAGGCTCGCTGACAGCAAGGTCTCGCTTTCCGTTGAACGGATCGAGGAACTCATTCACCTGCGGAACGAGGCCCGGGCGCGCAAGGATTGGGCCGAGGCCGATCGGATACGAAAGGCGCTTGAGGACGGCGGAGTGGAGCTTTTCGACCGGTCCGACGGAACGGTGTGGAAACCGAAGTAG
- the rlmB gene encoding 23S rRNA (guanosine(2251)-2'-O)-methyltransferase RlmB, whose protein sequence is MQRDKIFGIKPVIEALRAGRSVQRVLIAEQRKSVREVQEIIRLARGSGIEVRMTTRDALNREAPNALHQGVLAVVAAREYASLDDILKIPDQKKQPPLFLVLDGVEDPRNLGAILRTAEVAGVHGVIIPERRSAGLTETAAKTAAGAVEYVPVVKVVNIVNTLEELKKCGIWIAGADAGGDLVYWDADFIRPTAIILGGEGKGIRRLVREHCDYLVSLPLMGRINSLNVSVASGALLYEVLRQRRGKNK, encoded by the coding sequence ATGCAAAGAGATAAAATATTCGGCATCAAACCCGTGATCGAGGCGCTCAGGGCTGGAAGGTCTGTCCAGCGCGTTTTGATCGCCGAGCAGAGAAAGTCGGTTCGGGAAGTCCAGGAGATCATACGACTTGCCAGGGGGAGCGGCATCGAGGTAAGGATGACGACCCGCGACGCCTTGAATCGGGAAGCCCCGAATGCCCTGCACCAGGGTGTGCTGGCCGTCGTCGCTGCCCGCGAGTACGCCTCGCTCGATGATATTCTAAAGATCCCGGACCAGAAAAAGCAGCCCCCGCTCTTCCTTGTTCTCGATGGAGTGGAAGACCCGAGAAATCTCGGCGCCATCCTCAGAACAGCCGAAGTTGCCGGTGTTCACGGTGTAATCATCCCCGAGAGAAGATCCGCAGGGCTCACCGAGACAGCTGCCAAGACGGCAGCCGGTGCTGTGGAATACGTTCCGGTGGTCAAGGTCGTGAATATCGTGAACACCCTTGAAGAACTTAAAAAATGCGGCATATGGATTGCCGGCGCAGATGCGGGCGGTGATCTGGTCTATTGGGACGCAGATTTTATCCGTCCAACTGCGATCATACTTGGCGGGGAGGGCAAGGGCATCCGCAGGCTGGTGCGGGAGCATTGTGATTACCTGGTGTCCCTGCCGCTTATGGGGCGGATCAATTCGTTGAATGTATCTGTTGCATCCGGGGCCCTATTGTATGAGGTACTCAGGCAGAGGCGCGGGAAGAACAAATAA
- the tuf gene encoding elongation factor Tu produces MAKAKFERTKPHVNVGTIGHVDHGKTTLTAAITKVLSFKNFATFVSYDNIDKAPEERERGITIATAHVEYQTENRHYAHVDCPGHADYIKNMITGAAQMDGAILVVSAADGPMPQTREHILLARQVGVPYIVVYMNKVDMVDDPELIELVELEIRELLTKYQFPGDKTPIVKGSALKALQSESKDFNAPEYKSILELMAAVDSYIPTPKREKDKPYLMPVEDVFSIAGRGTVVTGRIERGVVKVGEDIEIVGIKPTQKTVVTGVEMFRKLLDQGEAGDNVGVLLRGIKKEDVERGMVLAKPGSITPHTKFKAEAYVLTKEEGGRHTPFFKGYRPQFYFRTTDVTGVVTLAEGVEMVMPGDNMTCSVELITPIAMDKGLRFAIREGGRTVGAGVITEVIA; encoded by the coding sequence ATGGCAAAGGCAAAGTTTGAGAGGACAAAACCGCATGTGAACGTGGGCACGATCGGCCATGTGGACCACGGCAAGACGACCTTGACGGCGGCCATTACGAAGGTGCTGTCGTTCAAGAACTTCGCTACGTTTGTTTCCTACGACAACATCGACAAGGCCCCGGAAGAACGTGAGCGCGGCATCACGATCGCCACGGCGCACGTGGAATACCAGACGGAAAATCGCCACTATGCGCATGTTGACTGTCCCGGACATGCCGACTACATTAAGAACATGATCACGGGCGCGGCCCAGATGGACGGCGCCATTCTCGTGGTTTCCGCGGCAGACGGCCCTATGCCCCAGACCCGCGAGCACATCCTGCTCGCCCGTCAGGTCGGCGTGCCCTATATCGTGGTCTACATGAATAAGGTGGACATGGTGGACGATCCCGAGCTCATCGAGCTGGTGGAACTCGAGATCCGTGAGCTTCTGACCAAATACCAGTTTCCCGGGGACAAGACCCCGATCGTCAAAGGGAGCGCCTTAAAGGCCCTCCAGAGCGAGAGCAAGGACTTCAACGCACCCGAGTACAAGAGCATCCTGGAGCTTATGGCGGCAGTTGACAGTTATATTCCCACGCCCAAGCGCGAAAAGGACAAGCCCTATCTCATGCCGGTGGAAGACGTATTCTCCATCGCCGGTCGCGGAACAGTGGTCACGGGCAGGATCGAGCGCGGTGTCGTGAAAGTAGGCGAGGACATCGAGATCGTGGGGATCAAGCCCACGCAGAAGACCGTGGTCACGGGCGTCGAGATGTTCCGGAAGCTTCTGGACCAGGGCGAAGCCGGCGACAACGTCGGTGTTCTGCTCCGCGGCATCAAGAAAGAAGATGTGGAGCGCGGCATGGTCCTGGCGAAGCCGGGAAGCATCACTCCGCACACCAAGTTCAAGGCCGAGGCCTATGTTCTGACGAAGGAAGAAGGCGGCCGCCACACCCCGTTCTTCAAGGGGTACCGTCCCCAGTTCTACTTCCGGACCACGGACGTGACGGGCGTGGTGACGCTTGCCGAAGGCGTGGAGATGGTGATGCCGGGTGACAACATGACCTGCAGCGTTGAACTGATCACCCCGATCGCCATGGACAAGGGGCTGCGTTTTGCCATCCGCGAGGGCGGCAGGACCGTGGGCGCAGGGGTCATTACCGAAGTGATCGCGTAA
- the rpmG gene encoding 50S ribosomal protein L33 yields MREIILLACGECKRKNYSTTKNKRNTPDKLNLDKYCRFCRKHTTHKETKA; encoded by the coding sequence ATGCGGGAAATCATTTTACTTGCTTGCGGTGAGTGCAAGCGGAAAAACTATTCAACGACCAAGAATAAGAGGAACACTCCTGACAAGCTGAACCTGGACAAGTACTGCCGGTTCTGCCGCAAGCACACAACGCATAAGGAAACCAAAGCGTAA
- the secE gene encoding preprotein translocase subunit SecE, with protein MFKKIAVFFEEVKLELKKVVFPTKKEVIGSTWVVITTVLIAAFFLGLVDLGLGKLMTLAFK; from the coding sequence ATGTTCAAAAAGATCGCGGTATTCTTCGAAGAAGTAAAGCTGGAACTCAAGAAAGTTGTGTTCCCGACAAAAAAGGAGGTCATAGGTTCTACCTGGGTGGTGATCACTACCGTGCTCATCGCCGCCTTTTTCCTGGGCTTGGTAGATTTGGGGTTGGGAAAATTAATGACCCTAGCCTTTAAGTAA
- the nusG gene encoding transcription termination/antitermination protein NusG, whose protein sequence is MPMNWYVIHTYAGFENKVKATILETVSKLALQEKIGQILVPTEEVLSIKGGKKRKSQRKFFPGYILVEMEMDDNTWHIVKDTPKVTGFVGGSTNPTPLSDEEVKAILKQAEEGAVAQTQPKQAYQKGDRVRVIDGPFNSFIGSVEDVNPAHGRLRVMVSIFGRSTPVELEFLQVEREKDK, encoded by the coding sequence ATGCCTATGAACTGGTATGTGATCCATACGTATGCGGGTTTTGAGAACAAGGTGAAGGCCACCATCCTTGAGACCGTTTCCAAACTCGCGCTGCAGGAAAAGATAGGACAGATCCTCGTCCCGACCGAAGAGGTCCTTTCCATCAAGGGGGGGAAAAAGCGCAAGTCTCAGCGGAAGTTTTTCCCCGGATATATTCTCGTCGAAATGGAGATGGACGACAATACGTGGCATATTGTGAAAGATACACCCAAGGTCACGGGTTTTGTCGGAGGAAGTACGAACCCGACACCGCTCTCCGATGAAGAGGTGAAGGCCATCCTCAAACAGGCGGAAGAGGGCGCCGTTGCCCAGACCCAGCCCAAGCAAGCGTATCAGAAGGGCGATCGGGTCAGAGTGATCGACGGGCCGTTCAACAGCTTTATCGGCTCGGTGGAAGACGTGAACCCGGCTCATGGACGGCTCCGGGTAATGGTGAGCATCTTCGGACGTTCGACGCCGGTGGAACTGGAATTCTTGCAGGTTGAGCGGGAGAAGGACAAATAA
- the rplK gene encoding 50S ribosomal protein L11 gives MAKEITGKIKLQVPAGKANPAPPVGPALGQHGVNIMEFCKQFNAKTQKLGETIVPVIITVYSDRSFTFITKTPPAAELLKKAAGIVKGSGVPNKDKVGKVTRAQIKEIAQTKMPDLNAASVESAMRMIEGSAKSMGLEVID, from the coding sequence ATGGCAAAAGAGATTACAGGAAAAATCAAGCTTCAGGTCCCGGCAGGAAAGGCCAATCCGGCACCGCCGGTGGGACCCGCGCTCGGTCAGCACGGCGTGAATATCATGGAGTTCTGCAAGCAATTTAACGCGAAGACCCAGAAGTTGGGAGAGACGATCGTTCCTGTCATTATCACGGTCTATTCCGACAGGTCCTTCACCTTTATTACCAAGACCCCTCCGGCCGCGGAACTTCTGAAAAAGGCCGCCGGCATTGTAAAGGGTTCCGGCGTACCGAACAAGGACAAGGTCGGCAAGGTGACCCGCGCGCAGATCAAGGAGATAGCCCAGACGAAGATGCCGGACCTCAATGCGGCAAGCGTCGAATCAGCCATGCGCATGATCGAGGGCTCGGCGAAGAGCATGGGGTTGGAAGTAATAGATTAA
- the rplA gene encoding 50S ribosomal protein L1: MAGKKFKAVAALVDKTKSYGIEEAVGLAKKTARTKFDETVDLAVNLGVDPKQADQMVRGTVVLPHGTGKKVKILVFAKGEKEKEARDAGADYVGSEDLAEKIQKEGWTDFDTVVATPDIMGLVGKLGKVLGPRGLMPNPKTGTVTFDVARAIKEIRAGKVEYRVEKAGIVHVPVGKASFDENKLADNAKAVLESILKAKPASSKGKYLKNVTISTTMGPGIKMDTALIEKITK, translated from the coding sequence ATGGCAGGGAAAAAATTCAAGGCAGTAGCGGCACTGGTGGACAAGACGAAGTCGTATGGTATCGAAGAGGCTGTAGGGCTTGCCAAGAAAACGGCACGGACCAAGTTTGATGAGACCGTTGATCTGGCCGTGAACCTCGGCGTCGACCCTAAACAGGCAGATCAGATGGTGCGGGGTACGGTTGTTCTCCCGCACGGCACCGGGAAAAAGGTCAAGATCCTCGTCTTCGCCAAGGGCGAAAAGGAAAAAGAGGCGAGGGACGCCGGCGCTGATTACGTGGGTTCCGAGGACCTCGCCGAGAAAATACAGAAGGAAGGCTGGACCGATTTTGATACGGTTGTGGCAACGCCGGATATCATGGGCCTTGTTGGCAAACTCGGGAAGGTGCTCGGTCCCCGTGGATTGATGCCGAACCCCAAGACCGGCACGGTCACCTTTGACGTGGCAAGGGCCATTAAAGAGATCAGAGCCGGCAAGGTGGAGTATCGAGTGGAGAAGGCGGGCATTGTGCATGTGCCGGTGGGTAAGGCATCCTTTGACGAGAACAAGCTGGCGGACAATGCGAAAGCAGTTCTTGAGTCCATCCTGAAAGCAAAGCCTGCCTCGAGCAAAGGCAAGTATCTGAAGAACGTAACTATTTCTACTACGATGGGTCCCGGCATTAAAATGGACACGGCGCTGATCGAGAAGATAACAAAATAA
- the rplJ gene encoding 50S ribosomal protein L10 produces the protein MNKQEKKEAIDELHEKFARAKTAIITGYSGINVEQITNLRAKLRTSKVEYRVVKNTLARKAVEGTTLEPLKDSFVGPVGIALGFDDVVAPAKVLFEFNKVQTKLVLKIGVLDGKLLQLADIKALATLPSLNALRGKIVGLLQAPASRMVGVLAAPAGQLARVMKAKADKG, from the coding sequence GTGAATAAGCAGGAAAAAAAGGAAGCAATTGATGAGTTGCATGAGAAGTTTGCCCGTGCCAAGACCGCCATCATCACCGGATACAGCGGGATCAACGTGGAGCAGATCACGAACCTTCGTGCGAAGCTGCGCACGTCCAAGGTTGAATACCGGGTCGTAAAAAACACGCTGGCGAGGAAAGCAGTGGAAGGAACCACCCTCGAACCGCTCAAAGACTCTTTTGTCGGTCCCGTGGGCATTGCGCTCGGATTTGATGATGTGGTGGCTCCGGCCAAGGTGCTCTTCGAGTTCAACAAGGTTCAGACAAAGCTTGTGCTCAAGATCGGCGTGCTGGACGGAAAGCTGCTCCAGCTGGCGGACATCAAAGCGCTGGCAACCCTGCCATCGCTCAATGCGCTCCGCGGGAAGATCGTAGGTCTTCTCCAGGCGCCGGCATCGAGGATGGTCGGTGTGCTTGCGGCCCCGGCTGGTCAGCTCGCCAGGGTCATGAAGGCAAAGGCGGACAAGGGTTAA
- the rplL gene encoding 50S ribosomal protein L7/L12, giving the protein MADLAKIVDELSGLTVLEAAELSKMLEEKWGVSAAAPVAMAAAGAPAAAAAEEKTAFDVVLVAAGAQKINVIKVVRELTGLGLKEAKDLVEGAPKPVKTGVTKEESETMKKKLAEAGASVEVK; this is encoded by the coding sequence ATGGCGGATTTAGCGAAGATAGTTGATGAATTGAGCGGACTGACCGTTCTTGAAGCTGCGGAATTAAGCAAGATGCTCGAAGAGAAGTGGGGCGTATCAGCGGCAGCGCCCGTGGCAATGGCGGCAGCCGGTGCGCCGGCCGCAGCAGCGGCTGAGGAAAAGACAGCATTCGATGTGGTCCTGGTCGCTGCGGGCGCCCAGAAGATCAACGTGATCAAAGTGGTGCGCGAGCTCACCGGCCTCGGTCTCAAGGAAGCAAAGGACCTGGTTGAAGGCGCTCCCAAGCCGGTGAAGACCGGTGTCACCAAGGAAGAGTCCGAGACCATGAAGAAGAAACTGGCCGAAGCAGGCGCGTCCGTCGAGGTAAAGTAA